The following DNA comes from Picosynechococcus sp. PCC 7003.
AATTTTATCGAGGCTTTTAGACATAGAAATTTTCTCCTAGGTGAAACCCACCATCAACACAAATGACTTGGCCAGTGATGAAGTCATTTTTTAAATAAAACAGTACCGTTTGGGTAATATTGCGTGGATCACCAAACCGTCCCAGGGGGGTTTTCGCAATTACGGCTTGCACCCGCTCATCGCCCTCAGCATTGACTGGTGGCAAAATGGGGCCTGGGGCGATCGCATTGACACGAACATTGGGGGCAAGCTCAAATGCTAGCATCTTCGTGAAACTATGGAGCATCTTTTTGCTGAGGTGATAGGGCACATGCTCATGGTCGTAGCCGTAGATGCGGGTATCGAGGAAATTAATCACATTGCCGTGGCTGGATTCTTTAGAAAAGAACGCTTTCGTCAACAGAAAAGGGTGGAGGGCATGAACCTGAATGTTGTCCCAGAGATTTTCTGGACTTAGGGCAAACAGACTTTCTTTATTAAACATCGAAGCATTATTGATCAAGATGTCTAGTTGAGGTGTTTTCGTTTTCACTGTCTCGATCATCGCTTCCACACTGTCCCGTTGGAGCAGATCCGCCGCTACGGCATCGACGGTTATGGGAAAGGCAGAAAGTTCTTCGGCCAGTTGTTCTACCTCGGCCTGGGAAGAGCGGTAATGGAGGATGAGATTGATTCCTTCCTGGGCGAGGGTCCGGGCGATCGCCGCACCGATGCGTTTTGCCCCCCCTGTGATTAAAGCGGTTTGTTGACTCATGGTTCCCGTTCGGCAATTAAAACCCATAGAAGTTAACCTATTCTTTCCGGAGAAAGCAACCATCACCCTCATGACGCATGCCAATCAATAAATTCCCCCCCAGCGCCCGGAGATGTAACAGATGTACAGAGAACCTTTAAGGCAGGGAAACGGGAATGATAAAATTTGGAATACTTTTTTAGTGAAAGAGAGAGAAGGTCAACGTGGTTCAAGTACCGATCAAGCCCACCCCGCAAACCCCCGCCCCCACCACTGCAATTCCCAATGGCCCAGCCCTCGAAGCTTGGTTAAATGACTGGGCGCAGCGGATTATTAATGGCGATCGCCTTACCCGTACCGAAGCCCTCCGCCTCACCGAAATCACTGGCCCAGAAAATATCCTCAAACTCTGTGCCGCTGCAGATCTGATCCGGCACGAATGCTGTGGCAATACCGTTGACCTCTGCAGCATTGTGAACGTGAAATCCGGGAGTTGCTCCGAAAACTGTAGTTTCTGTTCCCAGTCCGCTCACCATCCCGGTACGGATTCCCCCGTTTATGGCCTCAAAACCGCCGAAGAAATTATTGAACAGGCCAAAGCCGCCGAAGCCGCTGGGGCAAAACGTTTTTGTCTCGTCAGTCAAGGTCGGGGCATTAAATACAACAGCCCCAAAGATAATGAATTTGAGCAAATTTTAGAAACGGTACGCCGCATCCAAGCAGAGACAGCGATTAAACCCTGCTGTGCCCTCGGTGAAGTCACCCCAGAACAAGCCCAACAGCTCCGGGAGGCCGGCGTTA
Coding sequences within:
- a CDS encoding SDR family oxidoreductase, whose translation is MSQQTALITGGAKRIGAAIARTLAQEGINLILHYRSSQAEVEQLAEELSAFPITVDAVAADLLQRDSVEAMIETVKTKTPQLDILINNASMFNKESLFALSPENLWDNIQVHALHPFLLTKAFFSKESSHGNVINFLDTRIYGYDHEHVPYHLSKKMLHSFTKMLAFELAPNVRVNAIAPGPILPPVNAEGDERVQAVIAKTPLGRFGDPRNITQTVLFYLKNDFITGQVICVDGGFHLGENFYV
- the bioB gene encoding biotin synthase BioB; translated protein: MVQVPIKPTPQTPAPTTAIPNGPALEAWLNDWAQRIINGDRLTRTEALRLTEITGPENILKLCAAADLIRHECCGNTVDLCSIVNVKSGSCSENCSFCSQSAHHPGTDSPVYGLKTAEEIIEQAKAAEAAGAKRFCLVSQGRGIKYNSPKDNEFEQILETVRRIQAETAIKPCCALGEVTPEQAQQLREAGVTRYNHNLEASENFFPDIVTTHSWQDRVETIKNLKAAGIQACSGGIMGLGESWADRVDLAIALRDLEVESVPLNLLNPRQGTPLGDNGRLDVYEALKCMAIFRFILPEQIIRYAGGREAVMGELQHLGLKAGINAMLIGHYLTTMGQPPEQDQAMLESLGLQGGEAPIPGQYSAAQ